Proteins encoded together in one Quercus lobata isolate SW786 chromosome 3, ValleyOak3.0 Primary Assembly, whole genome shotgun sequence window:
- the LOC115979586 gene encoding glutathione S-transferase U10-like: protein MEEKKGEVVLFRTWASPICTRVEIALKLKGISYEYVEEDLTNKSELFLSLNPVHKKVPVLVHNGKSIAESLVILEYIEECWNTTPKLLPEDPYQRAKLRFWANYYDQKIVPSFYIIIVSKDKEREKAIED, encoded by the exons ATGGAGGAGAAGAAAGGTGAAGTTGTCCTGTTTAGAACATGGGCCAGCCCAATCTGCACTAGAGTTGAGATAGCCCTCAAACTAAAAGGCATATCCTATGAGTATGTGGAGGAAGATTTGACAAACAAAAGTGAGTTGTTCCTTAGCCTCAATCCAGTCCATAAGAAAGTACCTGTGCTTGTTCACAATGGGAAATCCATTGCTGAGTCCCTCGTTATCCTTGAATACATAGAAGAGTGCTGGAATACCACCCCAAAACTATTGCCTGAGGATCCTTACCAAAGGGCAAAACTACGCTTTTGGGCCAACTATTATGATCAAAAg ATTGTGCCAAGCTTCTACATCATCATCGTGTCCAAAgacaaggagagagagaaagccaTTGAAGACTAG